One part of the Campylobacter lari genome encodes these proteins:
- a CDS encoding DUF2920 family protein yields MLINQTYFIDSCDDVELNIKRESKLEFKLTYDDGKEIEAIVCIINGIGGDIKDDLYISDYCARNYNVAVLNVNYHCIGNRPQTGAEFYIDDIDKMILKVSLDALGINNLPIDVQSLKTYDEFYCVIDVVNKFIERLKKTQELDENYLLYLSLGFKPTKNEYQNYGIMQTIDVLNSLLYTKTKILKNNNLKVILTGSSHGGYLANLCAKIAPWLVDVVIDNSSHVTLDNNLWRFVGFGKEVDYIKYCSAGITHIFKNVKFAASDKTLWTTNKQSPYYFSPARKLIRETLNKDHLNIQAKYPNPKYIAYHSKFDEYVPLEEKEEYVNILKELGVDVEFIKVIDEKQIDGKFIKNLTHGMGIPMKLLIKKHLPQILQEPLKDKTCKKEISYKCDDLIYTFKEENEQILLDVQKLN; encoded by the coding sequence ATGCTCATAAATCAAACTTATTTCATAGACTCTTGTGATGATGTAGAATTAAATATAAAAAGAGAAAGTAAATTAGAATTTAAATTAACTTATGATGATGGTAAAGAAATAGAGGCTATTGTTTGTATTATAAATGGTATTGGTGGAGATATAAAAGATGATTTATATATAAGTGATTATTGTGCTAGAAATTATAATGTAGCAGTTTTAAATGTAAATTATCATTGCATAGGAAATCGCCCTCAAACAGGAGCGGAATTTTATATAGATGATATAGATAAAATGATACTAAAAGTTAGTTTAGATGCATTGGGGATTAATAATTTACCTATTGATGTACAATCTTTAAAAACTTATGATGAATTTTATTGTGTTATAGATGTGGTAAATAAATTTATAGAAAGGTTGAAAAAAACTCAAGAGTTAGATGAAAATTATTTATTATATTTGAGTTTAGGATTTAAACCAACAAAAAATGAATATCAAAATTATGGTATTATGCAAACGATCGATGTATTAAACTCTTTGCTTTATACAAAAACAAAGATTTTGAAAAATAATAATTTGAAAGTAATTTTAACCGGATCCTCACATGGAGGATATTTAGCAAATTTATGTGCAAAAATAGCTCCTTGGCTTGTTGATGTTGTGATTGATAATTCTTCTCATGTGACGCTTGATAACAACTTATGGCGTTTTGTAGGTTTTGGTAAAGAAGTTGATTATATTAAATATTGTAGTGCAGGGATTACGCATATATTTAAGAATGTTAAATTTGCAGCTTCCGATAAAACACTATGGACTACAAACAAACAATCCCCTTATTATTTTTCACCTGCTAGAAAACTCATTAGAGAAACACTAAATAAAGATCATCTAAATATACAAGCAAAATATCCAAATCCAAAATATATTGCTTACCATTCTAAATTTGATGAATATGTTCCTTTAGAAGAAAAAGAAGAATATGTTAATATTTTAAAAGAACTTGGGGTTGATGTTGAATTTATAAAAGTTATAGATGAAAAACAAATAGATGGTAAGTTTATTAAAAATCTAACTCACGGTATGGGTATACCTATGAAATTACTTATTAAAAAACACTTACCACAAATTTTACAAGAACCTTTAAAAGATAAAACTTGTAAAAAAGAAATCTCATATAAGTGTGATGATTTAATATATACTTTTAAAGAGGAAAATGAGCAGATATTACTTGATGTGCAAAAATTAAACTAA